The DNA window TTCCAATTTTATACACTTATGCTATTTCATGTTATTTAACGCTATTAATAGCTAAATTTTTTAAGTACCCATATTGACATAGAGGGTCTAAAATGATTATTCACTTGGTTTTTCGCCTAAAGTTACTTCTAAGGTATATTTTTTACCTTCGCTTAACCGGTATACTTCCACTTTAATTTTTTGCCCGGGTTTATATTTAAACAGTTCATCGGTCAGTTCCGCCATGGTGGTAATTTTCTTGCCGTTAATAGCGGTAATAATATCCTTGGCCCGAATTCCAGCTTTAGCAGCAGGTCCACCTCCAACCACCCCTTCAATATAAATTCCCTGGGGTAAGTCGTAATACTGGGCTTCTTGCTCGGAAATCTCCGCTCCTGCTATCCCAAGCCAGGGGCGGGTGACATACCCTTTATTAATAAGCTGTTCTATAATGGGCTTGGCCTCGTCAATGGGAATCGCAAAGCCCATCCCCTCAAAGCCAGATAGGGAGATTTTAGCCGAGTTTATCCCCACAACCTCCCCCTTGGCATTGCAAAGAGGACCTCCGGAGTTTCCCGGGTTTATCGCCGCATCGGTTTGGATAAGCCTTAAACTTTTTTCCCCGGTTTCATAGGTTAAAGTACGGTTTAAAGCACTGATAACCCCTACAGTAACACTTCTGGCAAACTCTTTCCCCAAGGGATTTCCAATGGCAATGGCAAGTTCCCCAACTTGCAGG is part of the Carboxydothermus pertinax genome and encodes:
- a CDS encoding S1C family serine protease gives rise to the protein MYQYRMDEPPRHRPSWFTLIVVAVIAGLIGSMAGIYAYPKLFPTEKAKVEYSLPQTPEVKSGENIYSPVVAVAKKVSPAVVGISNIAPGGFFGMGGLEEKGSGSGFIISPDGYIVTNNHVVEGAYELYVSLADGRQLKAKIVGTDPRADLAVIKINAKNLPVATLGHSSTLQVGELAIAIGNPLGKEFARSVTVGVISALNRTLTYETGEKSLRLIQTDAAINPGNSGGPLCNAKGEVVGINSAKISLSGFEGMGFAIPIDEAKPIIEQLINKGYVTRPWLGIAGAEISEQEAQYYDLPQGIYIEGVVGGGPAAKAGIRAKDIITAINGKKITTMAELTDELFKYKPGQKIKVEVYRLSEGKKYTLEVTLGEKPSE